The nucleotide window NNNNNNNNNNNNNNNNNNNNNNNNNNNNNNNNNNNNNNNNNNNNNNNNNNNNNNNNNNNNNNNNNNNNNNNNNNNNNNNNNNNNNNNNNNNNNNNNNNNNNNNNNNNNNNNNNNNNNNNNNNNNNNNNNNNNNNNNNNNNNNNNNNNNNNNNNNNNNNNNNNNNNNNNNNNNNNNNNNNNNNNNNNNNNNNNNNNNNNNNNNNNNNNNNNNNNNNCTGGCTGCAGCACGGTGTCCCCTGACAGGATCAGCCCCCAGGGCACCTCAAAGCCCTGTGTCAAACAGTGGCACACTGGcacaaaagagcaaaaataaatcttcctcaAAAGATAAATTGGATATCAAAAGGTGCTTTATCTATGTGCACTTTAGACATGAAGATTATTGATAATACTGCAAGATCATTTCTGTCACTCAAGTTCCTCATCACTGCTGGGAACACTTCAAGAGTACAAAAGGCAAGAATTTATCTGTCACACTGATAAAAAACCAGACCACCACTAAAGAAGCTTTTGTTGGAAAATTCCCAGCCACAACCTGTCTGTCACGAGGATCCCCACTCTCCTGGAGCCCACTGAGACCTGTTCTTTCTGTGATGAGATCCCTGACAAAGGCATttctggagcagcctgggtgAGAGGGAGTTCTGTCCCTGTCTCAGCAGCTGTCCACCCTGCCCGGCCAGCACCTGGAAAAGCTCAGGGAGAACTTCAGCTCCCAACAAAACCACACTCCACTACAAACTTCACGGGAATGTATTCACAATTTGAATCATCAGGGAAGCTCCCTGAAGTAGCATTCAAAGCCTGCATTTGCACTTGCCGGTGTCCCCTAAGCCTTCCCACCAATAAATGGTGATGCTTTGGGTGGCGCTGGAAAGGGGAGAAGTTCCCTGGAGAGTAGAGACTGAgctgtgttccagctgtgtGAAGTGAGGCAGCGATGTTTAGCATGCTGAGCACAGCCATGCAGATTTGGGAGGGGTGTTAACCGAGGATCACTGCTGTAATCTCAGTGCTTTGTAAACACGGTCCTGCTCCACATCGCTCCAGCTTTTTGCATCGCTAAAGCCCATTCTGTTTTCCCAGTTGCAGAGGCTCACAGAAGTGCttcaaaatccatttatttcacTGCACCTCGCAATTTCTTTCGAGTAAAGGACTGTTCTATTCATACTTGCAGGCAAGTATAACAACTATTATATTCAAAGTGTGCTTTTACCAAATGATCCAGGAAACAAGTTTATTAACTGCAAAGCACATCAGAGAAAGTTTAGAACACACATAATTATCAAACtaaagaacatattttatttttaataaaatagtggagcatgaaaaataattgtatatTACAAATATATACAGCACAAAACTGTGCACCCCAGCACAGTAAAGAGTATCACTCTATACAAAGCTTCCCTTTGCAGAATCTAGTGCTTCTTGATCTATTCATAGTGAGAATTTGTTTAACAATAGAAAGAGTCAATAAGCCCTTTGGGTCTCTTTGAATTGatcccccccttttttttttgcacaaatCAGTCCAAACGTGTATAACATTGGCTTGATTTCCattaaaaagccacaaaatgTAACACTAAAGGGTTTCTGAGGACTAGACCTCTTAGTTCTTTTGTTAAGAGATTTCTTTTGTTGTCTTTATGTACAGCAAAAtacttgtttctcttttcacGTCAcggtaagaaaaaaaaatgtattgcacATTATTCTTATTCACAAAGTTTGTGTCTGGTGCAGGAAGTTTCTCTTTTGGTGAAAGAATATTGGTGAGCATTACAGATTGAGCCTATTTTTAGGCACTCCAAAGCCTGGGCTGAGAGGAGTTGTGAAGGGTTTTAAAGTTAGCACAGGGGTTGTTTCCCAGAGAGCATCCTCGCTCAGGACAGGAGCCCGTGTCCCCGCAGAGACAACGCTCACTTGGGCACTCCTGAAATCAAACCATAGCTCCATAAAACTTGGCTATACCTTGTTACTCACACAGCTGATGGAAACCCAGCACTGCTACATGAAAAAGTTAAAGAAGTGTTGGttgttgtgtttggttttgtttttatgttgtttttttttaatctgaggGATGGATGTAATTCTTAACTAGGCATTAGTAACAGAACAGACTGTTTTAATTCAcaatatttcactgaaaacttTTCCATGAGTACGTTTACCTTTCGTTTTTCACCAGGTCCTGAATTCAGCATGATACATTTTTGTGCCTTGAGATATTAAACtgttctgacaaaaaaaaaaaagcaccattcattttttaatttctgactgCTACTGTGGACATTTGTAAGTCTGTGAGGTGAGATACAGTCTCTTCTAAAACCTGGTCACACACAGGTGGGCGGCTGTAATGCTGATTCGTATTTTGCAAGGTGAGCTTTCTGTGGATGTTGAGGTTTTTTGTAGATTCCACTACTCGTAATAACACTCGCGGGTTTTCTCCTACTTCTCTTCTTTAATCTCCGACTACAAACATTTTGCCAGGACTGAAGAGTCTTGGAAGTCCAGATCCACATGCCACTAGTAATGCCCACAACTAATAACATAAAAATTTTGACCATAAAAATTTCTACTGCTGGTATAGAGTTATTCATCATGCAGTCTAAATTTTTAGTCTGATTGTTCATCTTGCATTTCTGTTGAGTTGCCACAATCTTCCAATAATCCATGTTCAGCCTCTCGTAAAAATAGCAAGCTATCACACAAGTTGCAGGCACTGTATACAAGACTGAGAAGACACCAATCCTGACCATAAGCTTCTCCAGCTTGTCGGTGTTCTCTCCACCTGTTTTCATCACCCTCCTGATATGAAAAAGGGCCACAAACCCAGAAAGAATAAAGGAAGTGCCAATGATTAGATAACAGGCCAAAGGAATGAGCACAAAGCCCGTCAAGGCGTTCACATCCATGCTGCCAACGTAGCACAGCCCTGTCAGCTCGTCCCCAGCCACCCTCCTCATCACCAGGATCATGATGGTCTTCACGGCCGGGATGGCCCACGCTGCCAGGTGGAAGTAGCTGCTGTTGGCCTCGATGGCCTCGTGCCCCCACTTCTTCCCAGCCGCGAGAAACCACGTCAAGGTCAGGATCACCCACCACAAGGAACTGGCCATGCCAAAGTAGTAGAGAACCAGGAACACGATGGTGCAGCCAGtgctctccagcccctcctggaTGACATAGAGCTGGCCgctgtccctgtcacaggcGATGCTTTCAGCACCCGAGAAGAGGCGGATGATGTACCCCACCGAGTAGACACAGTAGCACATGGAGAGGAAGATAATGGGCCGCTCGGGGTACTTGAAACGCTGAGGATCTATGAGAAAAGTGAGCACAGTGAAAGCGCTGGAGAAGAAGCACAGGATGGACCAGATGGCAATCCAAATGACAGCGAACTGTTTGTCATCCCTGCTCCAGTAAACATCAACCCCTGGCGTGCAGAGCGGCGCGCAGGAAGCGCTCTTTTCCACATGGTGGAACTTGCCAGGATTTTCACAGGACGTTCTGCTCAGGctgtccttgtgctgctgcagatcGTGGCCGCTGCTGGGCCGCTGGGGACGGAACATGGGCGGCAGCATGCTGGAGCCCCTGGGCGGCTCATCCGAGCCGTTGTTGGGGGCTTCCATGCACAGGTAATTGGGGTCGTTCTTGTTGGGCAGTTTGCTGCAGTCCAAGGAGTCCGGCCACTTGAAATTGAACTGCTCCATAATCGGGGAGCACTTCAGCCTCGCCTGCTCGCACATCACCCTGCAGGCTGGGATCGGGGTAGAAACCTGCTCCGTGCACATCGGGGCATAGAGGGAGCACAGGAAAAATTTCAGATGGCTGTGGCACCCGTACTCCACCAAGGGGGCAAACTCGTGCAGCTGAATGGCAGCTTCCCTTTGGTTTTCGTGCCCCATCAGGTTCGGCATCCTCGTCATGTTGTAGCCGATATCCTTGCACATGGGGATCTCTATGGGCTGGCACCTCCCGTCGCCGGGGCGGTCGATGTCCATGGAGCTGATGGCAGCGCAGCAGCCgctgagccagcagagcagcagcgcGGTGCTGCCGGCCGCCGGCCCCATGCTGGCGGCTGGAGCGCGGCCGGAGCGCGGCCGGGGCCCGGGGCCGGGGGCAGGGCCGCTCCCCGCGGGGCTCAGAGCAGCGGCCGCCCGGGCCCTGCCCGCCGCAGCAGCGGCCCCgagcgcggcggggccgcggggccggCCCGGCGGGGCAGCATCGCCCGGGCCCCGCGGGGAGCGCCCGCCCGGCGGCCGGCGGAAGGGAAAGCGGCCCCGCTGCGCGGATGCGCCCAACTTACTGCGGGCGGCCCGGCAACTTTCCGCTCCCCGGGCTTCCACTTTCGCGATCCGCCTGCCCAGCTCCCTTTCCTGCGCTCCCCGCAGCCGCTGCCCGCTGCCGAGGGCTCGGTGCCGGGGATGGCCGCGGCCCCTCGCACGCGTCCCGGGCGGCGATCGTGGCTCCGGGGATCCTCCTCGCCTCCAGCGGCTCGCGGCTCCTCACTTTCTTGCCGAGAGGTGGGGATTGGTTTATCCGAGCGCGGAataaaggaggaggagggggaggaa belongs to Parus major isolate Abel chromosome 15, Parus_major1.1, whole genome shotgun sequence and includes:
- the FZD10 gene encoding frizzled-10, which codes for MGPAAGSTALLLCWLSGCCAAISSMDIDRPGDGRCQPIEIPMCKDIGYNMTRMPNLMGHENQREAAIQLHEFAPLVEYGCHSHLKFFLCSLYAPMCTEQVSTPIPACRVMCEQARLKCSPIMEQFNFKWPDSLDCSKLPNKNDPNYLCMEAPNNGSDEPPRGSSMLPPMFRPQRPSSGHDLQQHKDSLSRTSCENPGKFHHVEKSASCAPLCTPGVDVYWSRDDKQFAVIWIAIWSILCFFSSAFTVLTFLIDPQRFKYPERPIIFLSMCYCVYSVGYIIRLFSGAESIACDRDSGQLYVIQEGLESTGCTIVFLVLYYFGMASSLWWVILTLTWFLAAGKKWGHEAIEANSSYFHLAAWAIPAVKTIMILVMRRVAGDELTGLCYVGSMDVNALTGFVLIPLACYLIIGTSFILSGFVALFHIRRVMKTGGENTDKLEKLMVRIGVFSVLYTVPATCVIACYFYERLNMDYWKIVATQQKCKMNNQTKNLDCMMNNSIPAVEIFMVKIFMLLVVGITSGMWIWTSKTLQSWQNVCSRRLKKRSRRKPASVITSSGIYKKPQHPQKAHLAKYESALQPPTCV